The Bradyrhizobium guangxiense genomic sequence CCCGACCAAGGACGGCGACTACACCATGGACCACACCGCCCTGATCTACCTAATGGACCGCGAGGGGAGGTTCGTCTCGCCGTTCAACCTGAAGCGCACGCCGGAAGAGGCGGCGGCGGATTTGAAGAAGTATCTCTGAGGGCCTCGCCCGGGCGGACACATCGTCATGGCCGGCCATGACGTCTGCGAGACCTTTACTGAGCCCACAATCGGCGCTCGCGTTCCCGGCGGGATGGTCTATAACGCCCTCCGATCCCAATGAAATTCGTTCATTTCCGGCCGATGGCTCCATCGCAACAGGCGAAATCGTCCAAATCTGCCCGCGGCTTGCTGACAGGGCTGGCCGTCGGCGCCTGCCTGCTCATGGGCCTGCCCGGCGCCCGGGCCCAAGCTCCCGCCAAACGGCCCCCGGCATCACCCCAGGCCACGCCGCAGGTCGCCCCCCAGGCCGCCCCGCAGGCCGTGCCCGGCTTCTGGGACCCGCGGCGGCGGCCGGAACGGCCGGACCTGTCGCGCCTGACCGTGATCCGCTTCCTGACCGAGACCGACTATCCGCCGTTCAACTACACCGGCGCCGACGGCAACCCGGCCGGCTTCAACGTCGATCTCGCCCGCAGCCTGTGCGAGGAGATCAAGGTCACCTGCACGGTGCAGATGCGTCGCTTCGAGACGCTGGTCGACGCGCTCTCCTCCAACCGGGGCGATGCCATCATCGCCTCGATGGCGGTGAGCCCGCAGCTGCGCGCCCGGGTCGACTTCACCGACCCCTATTACCGCGTGCCGGCGCGCTTCGCCTCGCGCAAGGACGCGGTGATGCCGGAAATCCGCCCCGAATACCTCGAAGGCAAGAAGGTCGGCGTCATCGCCGGCTCCGCGCACGAGGCCTATCTCAGGGCCATGTTCACCGACGCCGAGCTGCATCCCTATCCCAGTGACGACGCGATGCGCGCCGCCCTTCGCAAGGGCGAGGTCGACTTCATCTTCGGCGACGCCATCTCGCTCGCGTTCTGGATCAACGGCACCGATTCCAGCGATTGCTGCGCCTTCTCCGGCGGCCCCTTCGTCGAGAGCCGTTTCTTCGGCGAGGGCATCGGCATCGCAGTGCGCAAGGGCAACGACGTGCTGCGCCAAGCCCTGAACTGGGCGCTGTTCCGGGTCTGGGAGAAAGGCCGCTACACCGATCTGTGGCTGCGCTATTTCTCGGTGAGCCCGTTCTAATCATCGATCGTCATTCCTGGCGCGCGAAGCGCGAACTATGGTCGGCAGTTGCGCACCTGAGAATCTCGAGATTCCGGGTTCGATGCTGGCGCATCGCCTCGGAATGACGATCAAGACCATTTTTGCATTCTGCCCGGAAATCGCTATTTTCCGCGGCCCGGAGGCCCTGCCTGATGTCCGTTATCGATCCCAATATGAGCCCGAGCGCCCTTCGCGCGCTCGCCGAACAATCCAGCGCCTGGCCGTTCGAGCAGGCGAAGGCCATTGTCGCGCGGCTGAAGAAGAGCCCGAAGGACGAGGTGCTGTTCGAGACCGGCTATGGGCCGTCGGGCCTGCCGCATATCGGCACGTTCGGCGAGGTCGCGCGCACCTCGATGGTGCGCCATGCCTTCCGCGTGCTCACTGAAGACAAGATCAAGACCCGCCTGCTCGCCTTCTCCGACGACATGGACGGTTTTCGGAAGGTGCCTGACAACGTCCCGAACAAGGAGATGCTCGCGGAGCATCTCGGCAAGCCGCTGACCCGGGTGCCGGATCCGTTCTCCAACGAGCACCCCTCGTTCGGGCACCACAACAATGCGCGGCTGCGCGCCTTCCTCGATCATTTCGGCTTCGACTACGAATTCGCGAGCTCGACCGAGTACTACACGTCGGGCCGTTTCGACGCGACGCTGCTCAAGATGCTCGCCGCCTACGACAAGGTGATGGCGATCATCCTGCCGACGCTGGGGCCCGCCCGCCGCGCCACCTATTCGCCGTTCCTGCCGATCAGCAAGACCACCGGTATCGTGCTGCAGGTGCCGATGATCCGGCGCGACGTCGCGGCCGGCACGGTGACCTACGTCGACCCCGATACGAACCAGGAAGTCGAGACGCCGGTGACCGGAGGCAACGTCAAGTGCCAGTGGAAGGCCGACTGGGCGATGCGTTGGGTCGCGCTCGGCGTCGACTACGAGATGGCCGGCAAGGACCTGATCGACTCGGTGAAGCTCTCGGGCGCAATTGCGAAAGCGCTCGGCGGCACGCCGCCCGAAGGCTTCAATTACGAGCTCTTCCTCGACGAGAAGGGCCAGAAGATCTCGAAGTCCAAGGGCAACGGCCTGACCATCGACGAATGGCTGCGCTACGCCTCGCCGGAATCGCTGTCGCTGTTCATGTATCGCGAGCCGAAGGCCGCCAAGCGGCTGTATTTCGACGTCATCCCGCGCAATGTCGACGACTACCAGCAGTTCATCGACGGGTTTGCCAGGCAGGACGGCAAGCAGCAGCTCGGCAATCCGGTCTGGCACATCCACAACGGCAAGCCGCCGAGGGTCGACATGCCCGTCACCTTCCAGCTGCTGCTGACCCTGGTGTCGTCGTCGAACGCGGAGAATGCCGAGACGCTGTGGGGCTTCATCGGCCGCTACCGTCCCGGCGTGAGCCCGCAGACGCACCCCAAGCTCGATGCGATGGTGGGCTATGCCATCAACTATTACCGCGACTTCGTGGCGCCGACGAAGCAGTTCCGCGTGCCCACCGACACCGAGCGCGCCGCACTCCAGGATCTGCGCGACGCGCTGTCGCAGCTGGCGCCGGACGCCTCGGCCGAGGACATCCAGAACGTCGTCTACGAGATCGGCCGCCGCGAGCCCTTCCTCGACCAGGTCAAGAAGGGCAAGGACGGCCGCCCCGGCGTCACGCTGGACTGGTTCAACATGCTCTACCAGGTCCTGCTCGGCCAGGAGAAGGGCCCTCGCTTCGGCTCCTTCGTCGCAGTCTATGGCGTGCAGAACGCGGTCAACATGATCGACGGCGCGCTGGCGCGGTCAGCGTAATGCTGTAGCCCTCGGCTCCCGCTCAGATCGAGCGCAGCACATAGCGCCTGTTGTCCTTCTGCACCGGGCGCGCATTCATCGGGTAGAGCTTTGCGAAGGCGGCGACATCTGCGGCCGAGACCTGGATCGGGGTGGTCAGCAGCAGCCATTCCACTACTTCCGAGCAGGGCGGCGTCGTCAACGAGCCAGGATAGCGGAAGTAGCTGAGCCGCGGGGGCAGCATGCCGTGCGGATCGATGCCCGCATCCACCTTCACGGCGGGCCCTTCGGCCGTGGGCATGGTCTTGACGACCTGGCCGAAGGCCGGATTCGGCCTGCCCTCGGCCATCAGCACCCCGACCACGGCGAGCCCGCCGGCCTCGTTGCGATGGACGAAATGCGCCTCCATCGGAAAATTCTTGCCGCCGATCATGTGCTCGCTCGGGCGGTGGAAGTGCTCCTGAAGCAGCTTGTACTTGACGTCGCCGAGCATCAACGTGCTGCCTTCGGCGAAGTTGAGCTGGATGGTGTGCCCGTTGTTGACGATGGTGTCGGCGCTCTTGCCCCAGTTCAGCTTCAGAACCGGCAATTGCGACTTGATCGTCGCCTCGATGTCGATCGGCGATTGCTGCAGGCCGACCGCGCAGGCCTTGTTGGCCGCGTCGAGATCGCCCCATTTGGCCGGACCGCCGGCGCCTTCATAGCTCCAATGCGCGCCTTCCGCAGCGAAAGCCGGCTTGCACAGCGGACAAAGCGCGAGACCTGCCAGGGCCTTCAATGCGTGACGGCGATTCATCATATCCCCCCAGGATGAATTGATTCGGCAATATCGGCCGCAACCTATGCGAGAGCGGCCGTGAGTCGCAATGGCGATCGGGATGAAACGCGGCCCGCAGGAATGCGGCGGGGTACGACGCCGTTAAGGTCACTGGCTCCTCCACACGATGCGCGCCATCCACGCCACCTCGTCGACCGCCATGGTGCCCCCGGCCTGTGATGCATCGAGCAACTGCAGCTCCACGGCCTTCGCGGTGCGGCGCCTCAGCGTGGCGAGCGTCACCTCGCCCGCCTTGCTTCTCACCACCACGCGATCGCCTTTGCGGATCGGCGCCCCGGGCGACACCAGGACGATATCGCCGTCGCGATAGACAGGGGCAAACGCATCGCCGGAAATCTCCAGCGCAAAAGTGTGGCTGTCCTCCGTGGCGGGAAGCGCGGTTTCGGTCCAGCCCTTGCCGGAGGGAAAGCCAGACTCGTCGAAAGCCCCGCTCGCACCGGCAAGTGCCAAGCCGAGCAGCGGGACCGAGCGGCCGTCGCCTGCGTCATCATCGATCAGCCTTGCAAAGCTGTCGATCGAGGAGTCGGTCGCCGCCAGCGCCTTTGCGATCGATTCGGTCGAAGGCCAGCGCTCGCGACCGTCCGAGGTGACGCGCTTGGACCTGTTGAAGGTGGTGGGATCGAGCCCGGCCCGCTTGGCAAGGCCGGACGGCGACAGACCGGCGCGCGCCGCCAGCCGATCCAGCGCGACCCAGATCTGGTCGTGGGTGAGCATCCTCTGCGCTTTGGCCTGTCTGACCATGGAAGGTCCAGCCCGTCGCAACTCAGGAAAACTGTCCTCAAATCAACCGGTTTTCCGGTTTTCACGCAAGAGGCTGCGGGAGGCCGCATTTTCAAGCGAGGCGGGTACCGGTTCGCGCCAGGAAAACGCGTGAAAACAGCAATCTGGCGCTCCGTTTCGATTTCATCGGAACGGAAACGGCTCTAGGCCTTGAGTTCGGCAGGGGCGGCCTTTACGGTCGCGCCCGGGTTTTTGAGGACCCGCAACAGACGAAAAAACCCAAAAGACTCAAAGAGCAAACAGGGCTGCGCAAGCGGTGGTCAAGATCTACAAAATCTGTCCGGCTTCGGCCTGGCGCGAAGCGGAACGACAGGGTGTCTACCGGGGCAGCGCGGACGACGCGCGCGACGGTTTCATCCATTTCTCGACCGCCGCCCAGGTTCCCGAGACCCTGCGCAAGCACTATTTCGGCCAGCGCGCATTGTTCCTGATCGAGATTGACGGCGAGGCGTTCGGCAGCGAGCTGCGCTGGGAGCGCTCGCGCAACGACGAGCTGTTTCCACATCTCTATGGCGAGCTCGATCTCGGCGCTGTCATCGCGGTGATCAACCTCAACATCCGCTCCGACGGCGGCCACGATGTTCCGGAGCTGCTGCCGTGATCCGCGCTTTCGACGCCTTCTCGCTGCCGGTGCTGCGCTGGCTCGATCCCGAAGACGCGCATCGCCTCGCGATCCAGGGCCTGCGCTTCCTGCCGCCGGTCAAGCCGCGCGCCGACGATCCCAAACTCGCCATGCGCGCCTTCGGGCTGAACTTTCCTAATCCGATCGGCATGGCCGCTGGCTTCGACAAGAGCGCGGAGGTGCCGGACGCGCTGTTGCGGCTCCGCTTCGGCTTCGTCGAGATCGGCACGGTGACGCCGAGACCGCAGGAAGGCAATCCGCGGCCGCGGCTGTTCCGGCTCGAGCGCGACGAGGCCGTCATCAACCGCATGGGCTTCAACAATGACGGCGCGGACGCCGCACTGCGCCGGCTTGCCGCGCGCGCGCAGCACGGCGGCATCGTCGGCGTCAATGTCGGCGCCAACAAGGATTCAGCCGATCGCGTCGCCGATTACGTCAAGCTGATCGAGACCTTTGCGCCGGTCGCGAGCTACTTTACCGTCAACGTCTCCTCGCCGAACACGCCGGGTCTGCGCAATTTGCAGGAAGGCGCGCTGCTCGACGATCTCCTCGCGCGGGTGATCGACGCGCGCGAACGGGTGCGGCAGAAGGCCGGCGACACGCCGGTGCTGCTCAAGATCGCGCCTGATCTCAGTCTCGCCCAGCTCGACGACGTCGTGCAGGTCGCCCGCTCGCGCCGGGTCGACGGCATGATCGTGTCGAACACGACGATCGCGCGGCCGAGCACGCTGCGGGAGCAGATGCGAGCCAAAGAGCAAGGCGGCCTGTCCGGCCGGCCGCTGTTTCGCCTGTCG encodes the following:
- a CDS encoding DUF952 domain-containing protein — encoded protein: MVKIYKICPASAWREAERQGVYRGSADDARDGFIHFSTAAQVPETLRKHYFGQRALFLIEIDGEAFGSELRWERSRNDELFPHLYGELDLGAVIAVINLNIRSDGGHDVPELLP
- a CDS encoding S24 family peptidase; translation: MVRQAKAQRMLTHDQIWVALDRLAARAGLSPSGLAKRAGLDPTTFNRSKRVTSDGRERWPSTESIAKALAATDSSIDSFARLIDDDAGDGRSVPLLGLALAGASGAFDESGFPSGKGWTETALPATEDSHTFALEISGDAFAPVYRDGDIVLVSPGAPIRKGDRVVVRSKAGEVTLATLRRRTAKAVELQLLDASQAGGTMAVDEVAWMARIVWRSQ
- a CDS encoding lysine--tRNA ligase, which encodes MSVIDPNMSPSALRALAEQSSAWPFEQAKAIVARLKKSPKDEVLFETGYGPSGLPHIGTFGEVARTSMVRHAFRVLTEDKIKTRLLAFSDDMDGFRKVPDNVPNKEMLAEHLGKPLTRVPDPFSNEHPSFGHHNNARLRAFLDHFGFDYEFASSTEYYTSGRFDATLLKMLAAYDKVMAIILPTLGPARRATYSPFLPISKTTGIVLQVPMIRRDVAAGTVTYVDPDTNQEVETPVTGGNVKCQWKADWAMRWVALGVDYEMAGKDLIDSVKLSGAIAKALGGTPPEGFNYELFLDEKGQKISKSKGNGLTIDEWLRYASPESLSLFMYREPKAAKRLYFDVIPRNVDDYQQFIDGFARQDGKQQLGNPVWHIHNGKPPRVDMPVTFQLLLTLVSSSNAENAETLWGFIGRYRPGVSPQTHPKLDAMVGYAINYYRDFVAPTKQFRVPTDTERAALQDLRDALSQLAPDASAEDIQNVVYEIGRREPFLDQVKKGKDGRPGVTLDWFNMLYQVLLGQEKGPRFGSFVAVYGVQNAVNMIDGALARSA
- a CDS encoding quinone-dependent dihydroorotate dehydrogenase, which translates into the protein MIRAFDAFSLPVLRWLDPEDAHRLAIQGLRFLPPVKPRADDPKLAMRAFGLNFPNPIGMAAGFDKSAEVPDALLRLRFGFVEIGTVTPRPQEGNPRPRLFRLERDEAVINRMGFNNDGADAALRRLAARAQHGGIVGVNVGANKDSADRVADYVKLIETFAPVASYFTVNVSSPNTPGLRNLQEGALLDDLLARVIDARERVRQKAGDTPVLLKIAPDLSLAQLDDVVQVARSRRVDGMIVSNTTIARPSTLREQMRAKEQGGLSGRPLFRLSTRMVAETYVRVEGAFPLIGVGGVDSGGAALTKIRAGASLIQLYSSLVYKGLGLVDEIKRDLTSTLLRTGRDSLSEIVGADAATLTAEDWPGV
- a CDS encoding transporter substrate-binding domain-containing protein, whose translation is MAPSQQAKSSKSARGLLTGLAVGACLLMGLPGARAQAPAKRPPASPQATPQVAPQAAPQAVPGFWDPRRRPERPDLSRLTVIRFLTETDYPPFNYTGADGNPAGFNVDLARSLCEEIKVTCTVQMRRFETLVDALSSNRGDAIIASMAVSPQLRARVDFTDPYYRVPARFASRKDAVMPEIRPEYLEGKKVGVIAGSAHEAYLRAMFTDAELHPYPSDDAMRAALRKGEVDFIFGDAISLAFWINGTDSSDCCAFSGGPFVESRFFGEGIGIAVRKGNDVLRQALNWALFRVWEKGRYTDLWLRYFSVSPF
- a CDS encoding carbonic anhydrase, whose product is MNRRHALKALAGLALCPLCKPAFAAEGAHWSYEGAGGPAKWGDLDAANKACAVGLQQSPIDIEATIKSQLPVLKLNWGKSADTIVNNGHTIQLNFAEGSTLMLGDVKYKLLQEHFHRPSEHMIGGKNFPMEAHFVHRNEAGGLAVVGVLMAEGRPNPAFGQVVKTMPTAEGPAVKVDAGIDPHGMLPPRLSYFRYPGSLTTPPCSEVVEWLLLTTPIQVSAADVAAFAKLYPMNARPVQKDNRRYVLRSI